One window of Candidatus Nitrospira kreftii genomic DNA carries:
- a CDS encoding L-aspartate oxidase — protein MPRTVPDADFLVIGSGVAGLRAALELCRIGRVIVLTKGHPLQSNSIFAQGGVAVAMSEEDDVAIHLTDTVKAGHGLCRRDAVRVLVEEGPNRIQELIRWGAKFDKTGGKFAFAREAAHSRSRILRARGDATGNEMVRALLTQVVRQKQIVRLDYHFTVDLVVEAGRCCGAVVLDEYSGELFIIPAKAVLLSTGGAGQIFARTTNPPNATGDGMAMAFRAGAELQDMEFVQFHPTALYLPSSPPFLLSEAMRGEGGQLRNNKGEAFMQRYHPLGVLAPRDIVARAIWTEMAATRARHVYLDVTHLGSNFVKRRFPTIYATCLRHDIDITEEWIPVSPSAHYMMGGVATDINGATTLPGLFAAGEVACSGVHGANRLASNSLLEGLVFGMRAGAAAIAWAARCSMPDVTLHGERLRATVAGRLEDAEKLRSSLRRTMWGQVGLVRSRESLIRATAQLARWEQLVSQSFSTRTDLEVKNMVQVARCVADAALWRENSVGAHYRSDSPKSPRPGWKLHSRLRLGERVTDQMRSRKPRKVAVVRSPKTG, from the coding sequence ATGCCCCGAACTGTTCCGGATGCAGATTTTCTTGTGATCGGGAGTGGAGTCGCAGGGCTCCGCGCCGCATTAGAACTTTGCCGCATCGGTCGAGTGATCGTCCTCACGAAAGGCCATCCCCTACAGAGCAACTCCATTTTTGCACAAGGTGGGGTTGCCGTGGCGATGAGCGAAGAAGACGATGTTGCAATCCATCTGACGGATACGGTGAAAGCTGGACACGGACTGTGTCGTCGTGACGCGGTGCGTGTTTTGGTTGAAGAAGGGCCGAATCGGATTCAAGAACTGATCCGCTGGGGAGCTAAGTTCGACAAGACCGGAGGCAAGTTTGCCTTTGCGCGGGAAGCCGCACACAGTCGGAGCCGAATACTCCGCGCTCGAGGTGATGCCACGGGAAACGAAATGGTGCGTGCCTTACTGACGCAGGTCGTTCGACAGAAGCAGATTGTCCGCTTGGATTACCATTTCACGGTCGATCTTGTAGTGGAAGCAGGTCGCTGCTGCGGAGCGGTGGTACTGGATGAATATTCAGGAGAACTGTTCATCATTCCCGCGAAGGCCGTTCTCCTTTCAACTGGTGGAGCCGGTCAGATTTTTGCTCGCACCACGAATCCGCCTAATGCGACCGGCGACGGAATGGCCATGGCGTTTCGCGCGGGAGCAGAGCTCCAGGATATGGAATTCGTCCAGTTTCACCCAACGGCATTGTATCTGCCGTCCAGTCCCCCATTCTTGTTGTCCGAGGCGATGCGAGGAGAAGGAGGGCAATTACGCAACAATAAGGGCGAAGCGTTCATGCAACGCTATCATCCCCTCGGTGTCCTGGCCCCGAGAGATATTGTGGCGCGTGCCATTTGGACGGAGATGGCGGCGACGCGGGCACGGCACGTCTATCTTGATGTGACGCATCTAGGGTCGAATTTCGTGAAGCGACGGTTTCCCACTATCTATGCGACCTGCTTACGTCACGATATCGATATCACTGAGGAATGGATTCCAGTCTCTCCAAGTGCGCACTACATGATGGGTGGAGTGGCGACCGACATCAATGGCGCCACGACTCTGCCGGGTCTTTTTGCGGCTGGAGAGGTTGCGTGCAGCGGTGTACATGGCGCTAATCGCTTGGCCAGCAACTCTCTGTTGGAGGGGTTGGTGTTTGGGATGCGGGCCGGTGCCGCTGCAATAGCCTGGGCAGCACGCTGTTCGATGCCGGATGTGACTCTTCACGGTGAGCGGCTGAGGGCCACTGTAGCTGGTCGATTGGAGGACGCTGAAAAGCTACGAAGCTCGTTGCGTCGAACGATGTGGGGCCAAGTAGGGCTTGTCCGGTCTCGCGAGTCATTGATTCGGGCGACCGCTCAACTTGCCCGATGGGAACAGTTGGTCTCTCAATCCTTCTCGACGCGGACTGATCTAGAAGTCAAGAACATGGTTCAAGTGGCCCGCTGTGTGGCGGACGCTGCGCTCTGGCGGGAGAACAGTGTCGGTGCCCATTATCGCTCTGACTCTCCAAAATCTCCTCGCCCAGGATGGAAACTGCACAGCCGACTCCGTTTGGGCGAACGCGTTACCGATCAGATGAGATCGAGGAAACCGAGGAAGGTTGCCGTGGTGCGCTCTCCAAAGACGGGATGA
- a CDS encoding Lytic transglycosylase — MLKDRSALASSHRWTALVASIILGSSLTTTAPGLHAEIYQYIDSKGTISLTNVPSDVRYRRVDLHPNRLHPIISEEELEPMISRFSREHQLHPALIRAVIKAESDFDPRAVSRAGAIGLMQLMPQTAVRLDVRDLYNPEDNIGGGTKYLRQLLDRFRGNLPLALAAYNAGEHVVDRYRTLPPIKETRQYVRKVLRYYRTFLANDLASTGHIIPSLESAPRQPSSVSSISSDR, encoded by the coding sequence ATGCTGAAGGATAGATCTGCACTCGCTTCTTCTCACAGATGGACCGCGCTGGTAGCCTCAATCATACTCGGCAGTAGCCTGACAACCACGGCTCCAGGTCTTCACGCAGAAATCTATCAATATATTGATTCAAAAGGGACGATTTCCCTAACGAATGTTCCATCTGATGTTCGCTACCGCCGAGTTGACCTACACCCGAATCGTCTCCACCCGATCATCTCCGAGGAAGAATTGGAACCGATGATCAGCCGATTTTCCAGAGAACATCAGCTTCACCCCGCGCTGATCCGTGCCGTCATCAAGGCCGAGTCTGACTTTGACCCACGCGCCGTCTCTCGGGCTGGAGCTATTGGATTGATGCAACTAATGCCGCAGACAGCAGTCCGGCTGGATGTACGAGACCTCTACAACCCCGAAGATAATATCGGAGGGGGAACCAAGTATTTGCGACAACTCCTCGATCGGTTTCGAGGAAATCTGCCGCTTGCTCTCGCCGCCTACAATGCCGGAGAGCACGTGGTCGATCGCTATCGAACCCTTCCGCCGATCAAGGAAACTCGCCAATATGTTCGCAAGGTCTTACGATACTATCGAACCTTTCTTGCGAACGACCTCGCCTCGACTGGTCACATCATCCCGTCTTTGGAGAGCGCACCACGGCAACCTTCCTCGGTTTCCTCGATCTCATCTGATCGGTAA
- a CDS encoding putative branched-chain-amino-acid aminotransferase, translating to MWIYLNDTFVQEHDAVISVFDHGFLYGDGVYETIRSYGPRLFMRDQHLSRLFRSAEAIGLTIPIPLKEWADILHEAMARNNVGADQQDAYLRITVSRGAGDIGLNPALCPSPTVVVMTKPLVPPASELYENGVAIIVASTKRNLPSALPPQMKTLNFLNNILAKREALAAGAFESILLNWEQHLTECTISNLFFVVDGRLRTPALECGLLDGITRGIVIRLAEELHIRVEEGHFTVAQLYQADECFLTNTSMEIMPVSVVDTRRISNGNPGSVTSKLRVRFLETRERFLEPIGSP from the coding sequence ATGTGGATCTATTTGAATGATACGTTCGTGCAAGAACACGATGCCGTAATCTCAGTGTTCGATCATGGATTTCTGTACGGAGATGGAGTCTATGAAACAATTCGCTCCTACGGCCCTCGCCTCTTCATGCGGGATCAGCATCTGTCACGGCTTTTTCGTTCCGCGGAAGCCATCGGGTTGACGATTCCCATTCCCCTAAAAGAATGGGCCGACATTCTCCATGAAGCCATGGCACGCAACAACGTCGGGGCCGATCAACAAGATGCCTACTTGCGCATCACGGTGTCGCGAGGAGCTGGAGACATTGGGTTGAATCCGGCGCTGTGTCCCTCGCCTACCGTTGTCGTGATGACCAAACCGCTTGTGCCTCCAGCATCCGAACTGTATGAGAATGGCGTTGCCATCATCGTTGCGTCGACCAAGCGGAACCTGCCAAGTGCATTGCCGCCGCAGATGAAGACGCTGAACTTTCTGAACAATATCCTGGCAAAACGCGAGGCTCTTGCCGCAGGTGCATTTGAGAGTATCCTGCTCAATTGGGAGCAACACCTGACCGAATGCACGATCAGCAACCTATTCTTTGTGGTCGACGGTAGATTACGAACTCCCGCCCTGGAGTGTGGCTTGCTCGACGGCATCACCAGGGGGATCGTGATTCGGCTGGCGGAAGAACTCCACATCCGCGTCGAAGAGGGACACTTTACCGTCGCCCAGTTGTATCAGGCGGACGAATGTTTTCTCACGAACACCAGTATGGAAATCATGCCAGTCTCCGTGGTCGACACCAGGAGGATTTCGAATGGAAACCCAGGCTCAGTGACTTCGAAGCTACGAGTTCGATTCCTTGAGACACGTGAGCGATTTTTGGAACCTATCGGTTCGCCGTGA
- a CDS encoding Anthranilate synthase component 1 codes for MRLTASSLSFLHGPPSPLIVTHPGPSASPFELYSRIASARHPSFLFESGNGGGAMGRYSYFGTDPYQTLTGTADQFIQRSTLGRTESGLGPYRHLMHLVKSQRIERLPGGPPFFGGAIGYFSYDLARQFEQLPSRAQNSLVCPDLGFAFFDVVGAVDHERGTLILMFCPPLERFLGEPRDKLFREGTDRLAAFQAQLSRSVAAESRSEKLERLTFTPEQSRSTYIQSARRCQEYIASGDIYQANLSHRFKVSCEALTQGELQADLSAYRRLRTLNPSPFSGILRLDTVRLISSSPERLVRLDGRRADTRPIAGTRPRGETVTADQQLVTELHGNEKERAEHIMLVDLERNDLGRVCRYGSVRVEELMTLEQYSHVNHLVSQVSGTLRNHVNGFDLLKAMFPGGTITGVPKIRCMEIIEELEPVRRGPYTGSMGYLSWSGDLDFNIVIRTLVLINGMASLQVGAGIVADSDPAREYEETIHKAQAFFSAFS; via the coding sequence ATGCGGTTAACCGCTTCGTCGTTGTCATTCTTGCATGGGCCTCCTTCGCCCCTCATTGTCACGCATCCCGGTCCTTCGGCGAGTCCCTTCGAGCTGTACTCGAGAATCGCCTCAGCTCGACACCCATCTTTTCTCTTTGAAAGCGGCAACGGTGGCGGGGCCATGGGACGATATTCCTACTTCGGCACCGACCCCTATCAGACCTTAACCGGCACAGCCGATCAGTTCATTCAACGCTCGACTCTAGGCCGCACCGAATCGGGGTTAGGTCCGTATCGACATTTGATGCATCTTGTGAAGAGTCAGCGTATCGAGCGTCTTCCCGGAGGTCCACCGTTTTTTGGCGGGGCTATCGGGTATTTCAGCTATGATCTCGCCCGACAATTCGAACAGCTCCCATCGCGGGCCCAGAATAGCCTGGTATGCCCGGATCTGGGGTTCGCATTTTTTGATGTCGTGGGAGCCGTCGATCATGAGCGGGGTACTTTAATCCTGATGTTCTGCCCTCCACTCGAACGATTCTTGGGTGAGCCTCGCGACAAACTGTTTCGCGAGGGAACGGATCGCCTTGCCGCTTTTCAAGCTCAGTTGAGCAGGTCTGTCGCAGCTGAATCACGATCTGAAAAGCTGGAACGTCTCACCTTCACACCGGAACAATCTCGATCGACCTATATCCAGAGCGCTCGGCGTTGCCAGGAGTACATCGCGTCCGGCGACATTTACCAAGCCAACCTATCACACCGTTTCAAAGTGAGCTGCGAGGCGCTGACTCAGGGAGAACTTCAAGCCGACTTATCCGCCTATCGCCGCCTGCGGACGCTGAACCCTTCCCCCTTCTCAGGGATACTCCGGCTCGATACAGTTCGTCTCATCAGTTCTTCACCTGAACGGCTTGTACGCCTTGATGGTCGGCGCGCAGACACCAGGCCGATCGCCGGAACCAGGCCACGTGGGGAAACGGTGACGGCCGATCAGCAGCTTGTCACGGAACTGCATGGAAATGAAAAAGAGCGTGCCGAACACATTATGTTGGTCGACCTAGAGCGGAATGACCTCGGGCGTGTGTGTCGATATGGCAGCGTTCGAGTAGAAGAACTCATGACGTTGGAGCAATATTCTCACGTCAACCACTTAGTCTCACAGGTGTCAGGCACTTTACGGAACCACGTCAACGGTTTCGACCTGTTAAAGGCCATGTTTCCAGGGGGAACGATCACCGGCGTCCCAAAGATTCGCTGCATGGAAATCATCGAGGAACTCGAACCAGTTCGACGCGGTCCGTACACCGGATCAATGGGCTACCTCAGCTGGAGCGGGGACCTCGATTTCAATATTGTGATCCGCACGCTCGTGCTGATAAACGGCATGGCCTCTCTTCAGGTCGGAGCAGGGATCGTGGCCGACTCCGATCCGGCGCGTGAATACGAAGAAACTATCCATAAAGCTCAGGCCTTTTTCAGCGCGTTTTCATAA
- a CDS encoding hypothetical protein (conserved protein of unknown function), whose protein sequence is MAPSQDPLYAGLGQAVRMATDLLAALIVGGGLGWACDAYLFDSTPWGMIGGLVLGLVAGMRNAYRSAQRWPKT, encoded by the coding sequence ATGGCCCCCTCACAAGATCCCTTATATGCGGGGCTCGGTCAAGCGGTTCGGATGGCAACCGATCTGCTGGCTGCGCTGATTGTCGGGGGAGGATTGGGGTGGGCCTGTGATGCATATCTGTTCGATTCTACCCCGTGGGGAATGATCGGAGGCTTGGTATTAGGCCTCGTCGCAGGTATGAGGAATGCGTATCGGTCGGCCCAACGGTGGCCGAAAACATAA
- a CDS encoding ATP synthase subunit a, translating into MEESPLHQFELENWIPISLAGIDISINKAVVFMWIVIAVAAVLMVMAGSARKLVPGKMQSLAEMMVDFIRSMILDTMGKEGMRFFPLIATLFLFILFSNLIGLIPGSYTVTSQIIVTAVFSFIVYGISLVLGFMLHGAKFLGILVPPGTPGWLVPLMIPIEIISQVARPVSLAVRLFANMTAGHVMLAVLFSLTIGGGLLIGWLPFAFTVAIYGLEFGIAFIQAYIFSILTCVYLGDAFHLHGHEEHAH; encoded by the coding sequence GTGGAAGAGAGCCCGCTTCATCAATTTGAGCTAGAAAATTGGATTCCGATTTCCCTTGCTGGAATAGATATTTCCATCAATAAGGCCGTCGTCTTCATGTGGATTGTCATCGCTGTGGCAGCGGTGCTCATGGTGATGGCGGGATCTGCGCGGAAGCTGGTGCCTGGGAAAATGCAGAGCCTGGCTGAAATGATGGTGGACTTCATCCGGAGCATGATCCTGGATACCATGGGGAAGGAAGGGATGCGCTTCTTCCCCCTCATTGCCACTCTGTTCTTGTTTATTCTGTTCAGTAACCTCATCGGGCTAATCCCGGGAAGTTATACGGTAACGAGCCAAATCATCGTGACGGCTGTGTTTTCCTTTATCGTTTACGGGATCAGTTTGGTCCTAGGGTTTATGTTACATGGGGCGAAGTTCCTGGGCATTCTTGTCCCACCCGGTACACCAGGATGGCTCGTGCCCTTGATGATTCCAATCGAGATCATCAGCCAAGTGGCGCGGCCTGTTTCACTGGCTGTTCGGTTATTTGCCAATATGACGGCTGGCCATGTGATGCTCGCCGTCCTGTTCAGCTTGACGATCGGCGGTGGGCTCTTGATCGGATGGTTGCCTTTTGCATTCACGGTGGCGATTTATGGGCTGGAATTCGGTATCGCATTCATTCAAGCCTACATTTTCAGCATTTTGACGTGCGTCTACTTAGGGGACGCATTTCATTTGCACGGTCATGAAGAGCACGCGCATTAG
- a CDS encoding ATP synthase subunit c — MDSAAAGLIGMGCAAAGFAGAGVGIGFIFGKMIEVVARQPEAEARVTKYMWIGFALVEAIALYGLVIAFIIMGFRKG, encoded by the coding sequence ATGGATTCAGCAGCAGCAGGGTTGATCGGTATGGGATGTGCTGCGGCAGGGTTTGCCGGAGCCGGTGTTGGGATCGGGTTCATCTTCGGAAAGATGATTGAAGTGGTGGCACGTCAGCCTGAAGCTGAGGCTCGCGTCACGAAGTACATGTGGATCGGATTTGCGCTGGTGGAAGCCATCGCGCTCTATGGTCTGGTCATTGCCTTCATCATCATGGGTTTTCGGAAGGGGTAA
- a CDS encoding ATP synthase subunit b: MPQFESHFFSSLIFWEIVSFGILLFILYKYAFPGILSVLEEREKKIKDSLEQAEHHRSEAERRLKEYEAKLSAAGKEAEAILAAAKERAQRLLDENEQRLTADAERIKGDATREIEQERRKAVQDIRTQTTELALMVAEKVVQRSLTEADQRKFADEALEALSKSYQR; this comes from the coding sequence ATGCCGCAGTTTGAATCGCATTTTTTTTCTTCTCTCATCTTCTGGGAGATCGTGTCCTTTGGGATTCTGCTGTTTATCCTCTATAAGTATGCGTTCCCCGGTATCTTGAGCGTCCTCGAAGAACGAGAAAAGAAAATCAAAGATAGCCTCGAGCAGGCCGAGCATCATCGATCAGAGGCTGAACGCCGGCTGAAGGAGTATGAAGCCAAGCTCAGCGCGGCGGGCAAAGAAGCGGAAGCCATCCTTGCAGCTGCAAAAGAGCGCGCGCAACGGCTTCTTGATGAAAACGAACAGCGATTGACCGCAGACGCTGAACGAATCAAAGGCGATGCGACGCGTGAGATCGAACAAGAACGCCGTAAGGCCGTGCAGGACATCCGGACTCAGACGACGGAGTTGGCGCTGATGGTAGCGGAGAAGGTCGTACAGCGGAGCTTGACGGAAGCCGATCAGCGAAAGTTCGCAGATGAAGCGCTGGAAGCGCTTTCAAAATCCTATCAACGATAG
- a CDS encoding hypothetical protein (conserved protein of unknown function), whose protein sequence is MGQCSMPMSILQQKLTRLQNLLSKMGSVIVAYSGGIDSAFVLKVAHDQLQEKAVGITAVSPTFPSIELEAAERVAREIGARHEIAQTDQLAIDDFVKNDANRCFHCKTDLYQLLRGLRESHAAAYVVDGTNLDDLGDDRPGIKAAREWGVRSPLVEAELSKVDIRALAKELGLSNWDKPAAACLSSRIPRGNMITVENLHRVEDAEAVLHREGFRHFRVRNHSDVARIEVAKEELPRLIESDRCARISAELKELGFKFVTVDLEGYRPGGVSLG, encoded by the coding sequence ATGGGGCAGTGCAGTATGCCAATGTCCATTCTTCAGCAGAAGCTCACTCGACTTCAAAACCTGTTGAGTAAAATGGGCTCGGTGATCGTAGCTTATTCAGGGGGAATCGACAGCGCCTTTGTCCTCAAAGTTGCCCACGATCAACTCCAGGAGAAGGCGGTTGGAATCACGGCCGTCTCACCGACGTTCCCATCGATTGAGCTGGAAGCTGCTGAACGAGTGGCCAGAGAGATCGGTGCCCGTCATGAAATTGCGCAGACGGATCAGCTCGCCATTGACGACTTTGTGAAAAACGACGCAAACCGTTGCTTCCACTGTAAAACCGATTTATATCAGCTGCTCAGAGGCCTACGGGAATCGCATGCTGCTGCATATGTCGTGGACGGAACGAATCTTGACGATCTCGGTGACGACCGTCCTGGGATCAAAGCTGCCCGAGAATGGGGGGTTCGTAGTCCCCTCGTCGAGGCTGAGCTTTCGAAGGTTGATATCCGCGCCCTTGCCAAAGAACTTGGGCTTTCGAACTGGGACAAGCCCGCTGCGGCCTGTCTTTCATCACGAATCCCACGTGGAAATATGATCACAGTGGAAAATTTGCATCGCGTCGAAGACGCGGAAGCGGTGTTGCATCGAGAAGGATTTCGTCATTTTAGGGTCCGAAATCACAGTGATGTTGCGAGAATTGAAGTCGCCAAGGAAGAATTACCGAGGCTCATCGAATCAGATCGATGTGCCAGAATCAGCGCGGAACTGAAGGAATTGGGGTTTAAATTTGTGACCGTGGATTTAGAAGGGTATCGACCGGGTGGAGTCAGCTTAGGCTGA
- a CDS encoding hypothetical protein (conserved protein of unknown function), whose product MRYELHSARHRCFNSPSVQHRRGIGTCRRLLWAGVLLAVTTTGQAAEISPARLTTPNGITVLVLEQHFLPIVEIHALVKAGSAQDSAEKAGLANLVASLLDEGTTTRTSKQLAEQIDFVGGSLGAHAGEDFSTATVRVLQKDMDLGFTLLSDILQHPLFPKQEFERVRSQILGEISSDNDDPGHVAMKAFNQLVFQHHPYRWPVNGTEESLKKITLADVQNFYAKEYLPNQIILTIVGDVTVEQATVLVQEHFGSWKKGSGQPRPAKKPTAIDKKVVQLIEKDLTQSTIMIGHPGISRTNPDFYAVTVMNHILGAGGFSSRLMDSIRDKQGLAYGITSHYDARMMPGSFWINLQTRTETTNQAISSVLSEMKAIREAPVTDQELAEAKSFLMGSFPLRLDSTAKLAQVLAQVEFYGLGFDYFSQYTKWIERVTKEDVLRVAKQYLDPQHYALVIVGNIAKAKVRH is encoded by the coding sequence ATGAGGTATGAGCTACATAGCGCGAGGCACCGCTGTTTCAATTCACCATCTGTTCAACACCGACGTGGGATTGGCACGTGTAGGAGACTCCTGTGGGCAGGTGTGCTGTTGGCAGTGACAACGACGGGACAAGCAGCAGAAATTTCCCCGGCAAGACTGACGACTCCCAATGGCATAACTGTCCTAGTACTGGAACAACACTTCCTTCCCATCGTTGAAATCCATGCTCTCGTGAAGGCCGGTTCGGCACAAGACTCCGCGGAAAAGGCCGGCCTTGCAAACTTAGTCGCCAGTCTTTTGGACGAAGGCACAACGACGAGAACGTCTAAGCAGTTGGCTGAACAGATCGACTTTGTAGGTGGGTCGTTAGGGGCCCATGCAGGCGAAGATTTCAGCACTGCCACCGTGCGTGTCCTTCAGAAAGATATGGATCTCGGGTTTACTCTTCTTTCCGATATTCTGCAGCATCCACTGTTCCCCAAGCAGGAATTTGAACGAGTCCGTTCACAAATACTCGGAGAAATCTCCAGCGACAACGACGATCCTGGCCACGTCGCCATGAAGGCGTTCAACCAGCTGGTCTTTCAGCATCATCCCTATCGTTGGCCGGTGAATGGAACCGAGGAGTCGCTCAAAAAGATTACCCTCGCCGATGTGCAGAACTTCTACGCCAAGGAGTATCTCCCCAATCAAATCATTCTTACGATCGTCGGCGACGTAACAGTGGAACAGGCGACGGTACTGGTTCAAGAGCATTTCGGATCCTGGAAGAAAGGTTCTGGACAACCTAGGCCCGCTAAGAAACCGACTGCTATCGATAAAAAGGTGGTACAGCTCATCGAGAAGGATCTCACGCAATCAACCATTATGATCGGCCATCCTGGAATTAGTCGAACGAACCCTGATTTTTACGCCGTGACCGTCATGAACCATATCTTGGGTGCCGGGGGATTTTCATCGCGTCTGATGGATTCGATTCGAGACAAGCAGGGGCTAGCCTACGGCATCACAAGCCATTATGACGCTCGGATGATGCCCGGTTCCTTTTGGATCAATCTCCAGACCCGAACCGAAACGACCAATCAGGCCATCAGCAGCGTGCTGTCTGAGATGAAAGCCATTCGTGAAGCTCCGGTCACCGACCAGGAATTGGCCGAAGCGAAATCTTTCCTGATGGGCAGCTTCCCGTTACGACTGGATTCCACGGCCAAATTGGCCCAAGTCTTAGCCCAAGTGGAGTTCTATGGGTTGGGATTCGACTACTTCAGTCAGTATACAAAGTGGATCGAACGGGTGACCAAAGAAGATGTGCTGCGCGTCGCAAAACAGTATCTCGATCCTCAGCATTACGCGCTGGTTATAGTCGGCAATATTGCGAAGGCGAAAGTTCGCCATTAG
- a CDS encoding Peptidase M16, with product MINSTSHVPWYTCLVGALVFSSLSTFSFGAEPSEYILSNGMKVLLVEVPKAPVATVQVWYKVGSRNEVMGRAGLSHMLEHMMFKGTTKYPKGSFSRIVRKNGGIDNAFTGQDFTAYFENVAADRVPLALELEADRMQGLTLDNTEFQTEREVVKEERRLRSEDDPQGALVEALFAQAYMSHPYHWPVIGWFADLDAMTLEDLQRHYDTFYSPNNATLVVVGDIKADALLPTIKRLFEPIPRGPSPKQSLPVEPEQRGERRFLLKREAQVPFVMMGFRVPNYSSDDSYALDVLESILSRGKSSRLYQSLVYEQKNSLSVGAEYSLIQTDPGLFYFYSLVNPSAKVETVEAALQREIARLQNEPPSELELQRAKNQIEAARTFEQDSNFRRAMLLGQAEMVGAGWRRVDQFVERIRAVTAKDIQRVARQYLTEDNRTLGILVPLPPKPSEDSSPTTIREGRS from the coding sequence ATGATCAACTCAACTTCTCACGTGCCTTGGTATACCTGTCTTGTAGGCGCGCTTGTCTTTTCAAGCCTTTCCACGTTCTCCTTTGGTGCGGAACCAAGCGAATATATCCTCTCTAACGGTATGAAGGTGTTACTCGTTGAGGTCCCCAAAGCCCCGGTGGCTACGGTGCAGGTGTGGTACAAAGTCGGGTCTCGAAACGAAGTGATGGGTCGCGCCGGACTCTCGCATATGCTTGAGCATATGATGTTCAAAGGCACGACGAAATATCCCAAAGGTTCGTTTTCCCGAATCGTTCGGAAGAATGGCGGGATCGATAACGCCTTTACTGGGCAGGACTTCACGGCTTATTTTGAGAATGTAGCAGCGGATCGTGTCCCACTGGCGTTGGAGCTGGAAGCCGACCGTATGCAGGGTTTGACTCTGGACAATACCGAGTTCCAGACCGAACGCGAGGTCGTGAAGGAGGAACGCCGGCTACGATCCGAAGATGATCCTCAAGGTGCATTGGTTGAAGCGTTATTTGCACAAGCCTACATGAGTCATCCCTACCATTGGCCGGTTATCGGTTGGTTCGCCGATCTGGATGCGATGACTCTCGAGGACTTGCAGCGACACTACGATACATTTTACTCGCCCAATAATGCGACGCTGGTCGTCGTGGGCGATATCAAAGCCGACGCGTTACTTCCCACGATCAAACGTCTGTTTGAGCCGATACCGAGAGGACCATCACCCAAACAGTCTCTGCCAGTAGAACCAGAACAACGAGGCGAGCGCCGATTTCTGCTGAAGCGCGAAGCACAGGTCCCGTTTGTCATGATGGGGTTTCGCGTGCCCAACTATTCGAGTGACGATTCGTACGCGCTCGACGTCCTCGAGTCGATCCTTTCTCGCGGGAAAAGCTCCAGACTGTACCAGAGCCTGGTGTACGAGCAGAAAAATTCGTTGTCCGTCGGGGCCGAGTACAGCCTGATCCAGACCGATCCCGGCCTGTTCTATTTCTACTCCTTGGTAAATCCCAGCGCGAAGGTCGAAACCGTGGAAGCTGCCTTGCAGCGTGAGATTGCGCGGCTTCAAAACGAGCCGCCCTCCGAGCTGGAACTCCAGCGGGCCAAGAACCAGATCGAGGCCGCTCGAACCTTCGAACAGGATTCAAACTTTCGCCGTGCCATGTTGCTGGGCCAGGCAGAAATGGTGGGCGCCGGATGGCGGCGGGTCGATCAATTCGTTGAGCGTATTCGGGCCGTCACCGCAAAAGATATTCAACGCGTCGCCAGACAATATCTGACCGAAGACAATCGTACCCTTGGCATTCTGGTTCCTTTGCCGCCCAAACCTTCCGAAGACTCGAGTCCCACGACGATACGAGAAGGAAGATCTTAG